One genomic segment of Oreochromis aureus strain Israel breed Guangdong linkage group 9, ZZ_aureus, whole genome shotgun sequence includes these proteins:
- the LOC116331879 gene encoding microtubule-associated protein 4 isoform X7, whose product MSSLSDQQPGSPFSEYSELCKVPSLSPSVPAQSWDWQHPTAKDTGTPRGLVVGDRPLASAGLTDEDKLCFFEQPDRGGMDAELKVPVRVGGISGSTSMGNASLGSAGDSPDSPLSSSPSPSPASPGRLPSAMGSGGSGRVPLPPVPGSPARCMELPSPTSAVPPHSVGASLTEASPVDGDSPSEHWNSSCFAESSTKVAMPQVAPNYCVIGVVSDNHLERADENVAGAGVASGAQQLSKGSSVDNSEEEMEEEEEELEPCFMGRAEQQRKAMRRAMSECSHLSVPTSLELPDKYPCGDEPGLDQVASPLSGLRRSQHSMKRSLTVAEDQPPTPPPTLSAAGATHIDLRQSPPEPRLCLSPFPPLRDGSAGFPLSPLEAPAEGFGMEKEAGGIVLPVPLSPKGFSSLNTGSAEALSSHRDEEAANSNKTVEFDGNKEDAHLNTGADLAFRVGNISTKAQDIDDDDDLDTGVYSSLCLNSSTNPFMTVDVKSDMTEKTEKKEEKVEDSVKKVDLFEPVDKVEQKSVKVEFTSSESPVKVEKEVEKDKMKEAEKQEEKVDENQKEGEKQAEKVDEKHKETEKQAEKVDEKHKETEKQAEKVDEKHKETEKQAEKVDEKHKETEKQAEKVDEKHKETEKQAEKVDEKHKETEKQAEKVDEKHKETEKQAEKVDENQKEGEKQAEKVDEKHKETEKQAEKVDEKHEETEKQAEKVDEKHEETEKQAEKVDEKHEETEKQAEKVDEKHKETEKEMETEKVQPVQQKPEKEDKVKAEEFSDKSEINKVEKTEKEEKVKVTEKLEAEVEKAENVDKIAQNDKSRVSKVEDKADNKTTEKSEITEMKDGKEQHINKVEKTPEQQPTSIKLETSCDETQKKADTETKATAELEDAETEKADADEAKKTEKDDEAAKPSEKPLEKTTQEDEKEEKPDKTQEDKKTVEKKDEKKDKAAKADGDKAKKPTKPSANGSISTPSKDLADRKTKPAAGATKPSAAAKTRPSTAGAGGPAPGLTKRPVSSVTTSTPHTTDKKTTTTKAPSTAAAGSKRPSTTSASRPMSSSTSTTRELKPKTTTEKRHLVTKSSTAASNQTGSATRNTSAATAASKTAAPVRTAGSTRTTTTAAAKKPLASKTDSKPGEEKKPSTPRTSTADSSKPKTTTTRSTASTTTTTASRTRTTAAKPATPSSTTGTGPEKKPPVPRAPRAASSTTATTASRSTARPATAAAPDVRNVRSKIGSTDNMKHQPGGGKVPPSSQSRGFTSKESSQGKVQIVSKKLDFSHVTSRLGSKDNMKHVPGGGNVQILNKKVDVSKVTSKLGSKDNLKHKPGGGDVKIESHKVNFREKAQSKVGSMDNVSHSPGGGNVKAEGAQETTEGSGDPLSGSPAPAPGSEPGQAGGPAALKNGLKDGAPCHSEGLQEPQALDSHIPETSI is encoded by the exons ATGTCTTCTCTCTCTGATCAGCAGCCTGGCTCTCCTTTCTCAGAGTACAGTGAGCTGTGCAAGGTGCCGTCCCTGTCGCCCAGCGTGCCAGCTCAGAGCTGGGATTGGCAGCACCCCACAGCCAAGGACACGGGTACCCCAAGGGGCTTGGTGGTAGGCGACAGACCTTTGGCTTCAGCCGGACTCACAGATGAAGACAAGCTGTGCTTCTTTGAGCAGCCAGACCGAGGTGGCATGGACGCAGAGCTGAAGGTGCCGGTCAGAGTTGGGGGCATCTCTGGAAGCACTTCGATGGGCAATGCTTCCCTGGGAAGTGCAGGGGACAGCCCAGACAGCCCTCTTTCCTCCTCGCCATCCCCCTCTCCAGCCTCCCCAGGAAGACTGCCCTCTGCCATGGGATCTGGTGGCAGTGGCAGGGTCCCTCTACCACCAGTTCCTGGATCTCCAGCCAGGTGTATGGAGCTGCCATCACCTACTAGTGCAGTGCCTCCCCACTCAGTAGGAGCCTCATTGACAGAGGCTTCTCCAGtagatggagactctccatccGAACACTGGAACAGCTCATGTTTTGCCGAATCAAGCACAAAAGTTGCCATGCCCCAGGTGGCCCCCAACTACTGCGTCATAGGAGTAGTCAGTGACAACCACTTGGAGAGGGCGGATGAGAATGTGGCTGGAGCCGGTGTAGCCTCGGGAGCTCAACAGTTATCAAAGGGCTCGTCGGTGGACAACAGTGAGGAGGAgatggaagaagaggaggaggagttggagCCCTGTTTTATGGGGCGAGCTGAGCAGCAGAGGAAGGCCATGAGGCGAGCAATGTCTGAATGCTCCCACCTGTCAGTACCCACCAGTCTAGAGCTCCCTGATAAATACCCCTGTGGCGACGAGccagggctggaccaggtggcGTCACCTTTAAGTGGTCTTCGTCGCTCACAACACTCCATGAAACGCTCGCTAACTGTTGCCGAAGATCAGCCCCCTACCCCTCCCCCCACGCTCTCAGCAGCTGGTGCCACACATATCGACCTACGGCAATCCCCACCCGAACCCCGCCTCTGCCTCTCCCCATTTCCTCCTTTGAGGGATGGCAGCGCTGGCTTCCCACTCTCTCCATTAGAGGCCCCAGCGGAGGGTTTTGGGATGGAGAAAGAGGCAGGGGGCATTGTGCTTCCAGTGCCCCTCAGTCCCAAGGGGTTCAGCAGCTTGAATACTGGATCCGCTGAAGCTCTAAGCTCACACAGGGATGAGGAAGCTGCTAATTCTAACAAGACTGTAGAGTTTGATGGGAATAAAGAGGATGCTCATCTGAACACTGGTGCAGATTTAGCCTTTAGAGTTGGAAACATATCAACAAAGGCACAGGACATTGATGACGATGATGACCTGGACACTGGTGTCTATAGCAGCCTCTGCCTGAACTCCAGCACTAACCCCTTCATGACAGTGGATG taaaATCAGACatgacagagaagacagaaaagaaggAGGAGAAGGTGGAGGACAGTGTGAAGAAGGTGGACCTGTTTGAGCCTGTGGATAAAGTCGAGCAGAAGAGTGTGAAGGTTGAGTTCACGAGCAGTGAGAGTCCGGTTAAGGTGGAGAAAGAGgtagaaaaagacaaaatgaagGAGGCAGAGAAACAGGAGGAGAAGGTGGATGAAAATCAaaaggagggagaaaaacagGCAGAAAAGGTGGATGAAAAGcataaagagacagaaaaacaggcAGAAAAGGTGGATGAAAAGcataaagagacagaaaaacaggcAGAAAAGGTGGATGAAAAGcataaagagacagaaaaacaggcAGAAAAGGTGGATGAAAAGcataaagagacagaaaaacaggcAGAAAAGGTGGATGAAAAGcataaagagacagaaaaacaggcAGAAAAGGTGGATGAAAAGcataaagagacagaaaaacaggcAGAAAAGGTGGATGAAAAGcataaagagacagaaaaacaggcAGAAAAGGTGGATGAAAATCAaaaggagggagaaaaacagGCAGAAAAGGTGGATGAAAAGcataaagagacagaaaaacaggcAGAAAAGGTGGATGAAAAGcatgaagagacagaaaaacaggcAGAAAAGGTGGATGAAAAGcatgaagagacagaaaaacaggcAGAAAAGGTGGATGAAAAGcatgaagagacagaaaaacaggcAGAAAAGGTGGATGAAAAGcataaagagacagaaaaggagATGGAAACAGAGAAAGTGCAGCCTGTGCAACAAAAGCCTGAGAAAGAGGATAAAGTGAAAGCAGAAGAATTCTCAGACAAATCAGAGATAAATAAAGTAGAGAagacagagaaagaagaaaaagtgaagGTTACAGAAAAGCTGGAGGCTGAAGTCGAGAAAGCAGAGAATGTGgacaaaattgcacaaaatgaCAAGTCCAGAGTGTCCAAAGTGGAGGACAAAGCAGACAacaagaccacagagaagagcGAGATCACAGAAATGAAGGATGGCAAAGAGCAGCACATCAACAAAGTGGAAAAGACCCCAGAGCAACAGCCGACATCCATCAAGCTCGAGAccagctgtgacgagacgcagAAGAAGGCCGACACGGAGACAAAGGCCACAGCGGAGCTGGAAGACGCCGAGACAGAAAAGGCTGACGCAGACGAGGCCAAGAAGACGGAGAAAGACGATGAGGCGGCGAAGCCGTCTGAGAAGCCGCtggaaaaaacaacacaggaggACGAAAAGGAAGAGAAGCCGGACAAAACCCAGGAAGACAAAAAGACGGTTGAgaagaaagatgaaaagaagGACAAGGCCGCAAAAGCAGACGGCGACAAGGCGAAGAAACCTACAAAACCTTCAGCTAATGGAAGCATTTCAACACCAAGCAAAGACCTGGCAGACAGGAAGACCAAG CCTGCTGCCGGGGCAACCAAACCAAGCGCAGCTGCCAAAACGCGTCCGAGCACTGCAGGTGCCGGTGGTCCGGCTCCAGGCCTGACTAAGCGTCCCGTATCCTCTGTCACCACCTCCACCCCCCACactacagacaaaaaaacaaccacaactAAAGCACCTTCCACAGCAGCTGCAGGGTCTAAGCGGCCCTCCACCACTTCTGCCAGCCGCCCCATGTCATCCTCCACCAGCACGACACGTGAGCTTAAACCCAAG aCAACAACAGAGAAGCGCCACCTGGTGACAAAGTCCAGCACTGCTGCCTCAAATCAAACAGGTTCTGCCACCAGAAACACATCTGCTGCCACAGCAGCCAGTAAGACCGCTGCACCAGTGCGCACAGCAGGGTCTACTCGCACCACCACCACTGCTGCAGCCAAAAAGCCTCTGG ccTCTAAGACAGACAGCAAACcaggagaggagaagaaacCCAGCACTCCGAGGACTTCAACAG CTGACTCAAGCAAGCCTAAGACCACCACCACCCGCAGCACtgcctccaccaccaccaccactgcctCCCGCACACGAACCACAGCAGCCAAACCAGCAACGCCATCCTCCACCACAGGCACGGGGCCAGAGAAGAAGCCCCCGGTGCCCCGCGCCCCACGGGCCGCCTCTTCAACCACAGCGACCACCGCTTCCAGGAGCACAGCTCGCCCCGCCACAGCCGCGGCTCCCGATGTCCGCAACGTTCGCTCCAAGATCGGCTCTACGGACAACATGAAGCACCAGCCCGGAGGAGGGAAG GTGCCTCCTTCCTCTCAGAGCAGGGGTTTCACCTCCAAAGAAAGCAGCCAGGGCAAA GTTCAGATAGTCTCCAAAAAACTGGACTTCAGCCACGTCACATCTCGCTTGGGCTCCAAGGACAATATGAAGCATGTTCCTGGTGGAGGGAAT GTGCAGATTCTCAACAAGAAGGTGGATGTTAGTAAGGTGACGTCAAAGCTGGGCTCCAAGGACAACCTTAAGCACAAGCCTG GAGGCGGCGATGTGAAGATCGAGTCCCACAAAGTGAACTTTAGAGAAAAGGCTCAGTCCAAAGTGGGCTCCATGGACAATGTGAGCCATTCACCCGGAGGAGGAAATGTCAAG GCTGAGGGGGCACAGGAGACAACAGAGGGGAGTGGGGACCCCCTGAGTGGCAGCCCTGCCCCGGCCCCAGGCTCCGAGCCAGGGCAGGCTGGGGGCCCCGCTGCCCTGAAGAATGGGCTGAAGGATGGGGCTCCCTGTCATAGTGAGGGCCTCCAGGAGCCCCAGGCTCTGGACTCACACATCCCAGAGACAA GCATCTAA